One part of the Muntiacus reevesi chromosome 18, mMunRee1.1, whole genome shotgun sequence genome encodes these proteins:
- the NXPH3 gene encoding neurexophilin-3 yields the protein MQLTRCCFVFLVQGSLYLVICGQDDGPPGSEDPEHDDAESQARPRMPRKRGHMSPKSRHMANSTLLGLLAPPGEAWGVLGQPPSRPNHSPPPATKVKKIFGWGDFYSNIKTVALNLLVTGKIVDHGNGTFSVHFRHNATGQGNISISLVPPSKAVEFHQEQQIFIEAKASKIFNCRMEWEKVERGRRISLCTHDPAKTCSRDHAQSSATWSCSQPFKVVCVYIAFYSTDYRLVQKVCPDYNYHSDTPYYPSG from the exons ATGCAACTGACTCGCTGCTGCTTCGTGTTCCTAGTGCAGGGCAGCCTCTATCTG GTCATCTGCGGCCAGGATGATGGTCCGCCAGGCTCAGAGGACCCTGAGCATGATGACGCTGAGAGCCAGGCCCGGCCGCGGATGCCTCGAAAGCGGGGCCACATGTCCCCTAAGTCCCGCCACATGGCCAACTCTACTCTGCTAGGACTGCTGGCTCCACCTGGGGAGGCATGGGGGGTCCTTGGCCAGCCCCCCAGCCGCCCAAACCACAGCCCCCCACCAGCAACCAAAGTGAAGAAAATCTTTGGCTGGGGTGATTTCTACTCCAACATCAAGACGGTAGCCTTGAACCTGCTGGTCACAGGGAAGATCGTGGACCACGGCAACGGGACCTTCAGTGTCCACTTCCGACACAATGCCACGGGCCAGGGCAATATCTCCATCAGCCTTGTGCCCCCGAGTAAAGCTGTAGAGTTTCATCAGGAGCAGCAGATCTTTATTGAAGCCAAGGCTTCCAAAATCTTCAACTGCCGGATGGAGTGGGAGAAGGTGGAACGGGGCCGCCGCATCTCGCTCTGCACCCATGACCCCGCCAAGACCTGCTCCCGAGACCACGCTCAGAGCTCGGCCACCTGGAGCTGCTCCCAGCCCTTCAAAGTCGTCTGCGTCTACATCGCCTTCTACAGCACAGACTACAGGCTAGTCCAGAAGGTGTGTCCGGATTACAACTACCACAGCGATACCCCCTACTACCCCTCTGGGTGA